One region of Flavobacteriales bacterium genomic DNA includes:
- the gap gene encoding type I glyceraldehyde-3-phosphate dehydrogenase, translated as MINIAINGFGRIGRSLCRVLVQRKDIRLVAINDLADIHTLAHLLKYDSVHGRFPGEVQVEGDQMIVNGHPVKVTALHDPSELPWKSMNVQIVVESTGHFRNRKSAELHLKAGAEKVIISAPPKDGDIKTVVLGVNDDILDGSEKIMSNASCTTNSAAPMVKILDEHWGIESGYITTVHSYTSDQRLHDAPHSDLRRARAAAYSIVPTTTGAAKAITRIFPHLDGKMGGCGIRVPVPDGSLTDLTCMLKNPPSGIEEVNKVFLDAANGPLKGILDYNPDPIVSIDIVGDSHSCIFDPDLTSVLGNMVKVVGWYDNEMGYSNRLADLIERVG; from the coding sequence ATGATCAACATCGCAATCAATGGGTTCGGGCGGATCGGCAGAAGTTTATGCAGGGTCCTTGTTCAACGCAAAGACATCAGACTGGTAGCGATCAATGACCTGGCGGACATTCATACCCTGGCGCACCTGCTAAAATATGATTCCGTACATGGAAGGTTCCCCGGTGAGGTGCAGGTAGAGGGAGATCAGATGATCGTGAATGGTCATCCGGTCAAAGTGACGGCGCTGCATGATCCTTCTGAGCTTCCATGGAAAAGTATGAATGTGCAGATCGTGGTGGAATCCACCGGACATTTCCGGAACAGGAAATCAGCGGAACTACATCTCAAGGCCGGGGCTGAAAAGGTGATCATATCCGCCCCTCCCAAAGACGGGGATATTAAAACAGTAGTTCTGGGTGTGAACGATGACATTCTCGACGGATCGGAAAAGATCATGTCCAATGCGTCCTGCACCACAAACAGCGCCGCTCCCATGGTGAAAATCCTGGACGAACACTGGGGGATCGAATCCGGCTATATAACCACCGTTCATTCCTATACTTCAGATCAGCGACTGCACGATGCACCACACTCAGATCTGCGTCGGGCAAGGGCGGCAGCTTACTCAATTGTTCCGACCACCACAGGCGCTGCAAAAGCCATTACCAGGATATTTCCTCATCTGGATGGAAAAATGGGCGGGTGTGGAATCCGTGTTCCCGTGCCCGACGGGTCTCTGACAGACCTGACCTGCATGCTTAAAAACCCACCATCAGGTATCGAAGAAGTGAACAAGGTATTTCTTGATGCAGCCAACGGGCCTTTGAAAGGAATTCTGGATTATAATCCGGATCCGATTGTTTCCATAGACATTGTGGGCGACAGCCATTCCTGCATTTTTGACCCGGACCTTACTTCGGTGCTTGGCAATATGGTAAAAGTGGTGGGTTGGTATGATAATGAAATGGGATACTCGAACCGACTTGCTGATCTGATCGAGCGGGTTGGATAA